In the genome of Myroides phaeus, one region contains:
- a CDS encoding helix-turn-helix domain-containing protein — protein sequence MKIIDSLDLIDTVPNGVYIKHEKSEKRYPLHQHQKGQLTYVEGGITYLIVDNVTHVVPAHYFFWIPKGVPHVLRLSHSATVLHSIYFYTDDDDKNPFYNELGIYAASDLVVEMIAYTQCWHEQMVDEQTYNFAFLQALKNILPTFVSKNMQLQLPFSDNERMVKITDYLDVNFGLPLTLSDISDHFNLSERSVSRLFQAELQISFLQYLKALRILKAIELLLKTEYSVSEIANDVGYNTVGAFSNAFCEFTGRRPLEMRKNK from the coding sequence ATGAAGATTATTGATTCCCTTGATTTAATCGATACTGTCCCCAACGGTGTTTATATCAAACATGAAAAATCAGAGAAGCGATACCCTTTACATCAACATCAAAAAGGGCAGCTTACTTATGTAGAAGGGGGCATCACGTATTTAATTGTGGACAATGTAACACACGTTGTGCCTGCTCACTACTTTTTCTGGATTCCTAAAGGTGTACCCCACGTATTGCGCCTAAGTCATTCCGCTACCGTTCTTCACTCTATCTACTTTTATACAGATGACGATGATAAAAATCCGTTCTATAACGAATTGGGAATATATGCCGCTTCTGATTTAGTAGTTGAAATGATTGCTTATACGCAATGTTGGCATGAGCAAATGGTAGATGAACAAACGTATAACTTTGCTTTCTTACAAGCATTGAAGAATATACTGCCAACTTTTGTAAGTAAGAATATGCAGTTGCAATTGCCCTTTAGCGATAATGAGCGGATGGTCAAGATAACGGATTACTTAGATGTCAACTTTGGACTGCCGTTGACGTTATCAGATATTAGCGATCACTTCAATTTAAGCGAACGCTCTGTCTCACGTTTATTTCAGGCAGAACTACAGATTTCTTTTCTCCAATATCTAAAAGCACTGCGCATTTTAAAGGCAATAGAACTTTTATTAAAAACAGAATACTCGGTTAGTGAAATAGCCAATGATGTTGGATATAATACCGTAGGTGCTTTTAGCAACGCTTTTTGTGAATTTACAGGAAGACGCCCTTTAGAGATGAGAAAGAATAAATAA
- a CDS encoding gliding motility-associated C-terminal domain-containing protein — protein sequence MKKKFLITSITGVLLLGGTIYGQNDLSNFKLRNTGMVTVAPNTVVSTGFDFINEEKSSVKTDGIIYFFKDFTNKGVFDFSSKLKTSTVYFLSKDSATKAKVLQGDEVSNFYNVVFDNPTYGIDLKNNIEIFGVADFKDGIIKVDSTLNDKTKLSYGMVSFRNGATHKNVSDKSYVEGEVEKVGNESFVYPIGDKKMYRRASISAPNNIKDAISGKYIVRDKKFFEKHTAVSGAIDKINTAEYWELKSTKTGTNRVVLTLSWDERITPAELLNNPEKNLHIVRWDKQQKMWVDEGGVVDMEKKEISTLAEVSGFVYFTLANVKDILLDGDVVIYNLVTPNGDGMNDYFIIDNINKYPNNKVQIFDRWGVLVYETTNYDPKGDGSENVFNGYSEGRVTYNKNKKLPSGTYYYIVIYEYKDKNGSRMIKKAANLHLDNN from the coding sequence ATGAAAAAGAAGTTTTTAATAACCTCAATTACAGGTGTTCTATTACTTGGGGGAACGATTTATGGTCAAAATGATTTAAGCAACTTTAAGTTGCGAAATACAGGGATGGTAACTGTAGCTCCTAATACTGTAGTATCTACAGGTTTTGACTTTATTAATGAAGAAAAATCATCTGTTAAAACAGATGGAATAATCTATTTCTTTAAAGACTTTACTAATAAAGGAGTCTTTGATTTTAGTTCTAAGCTTAAAACATCTACAGTATATTTCCTTTCAAAGGACTCTGCTACGAAAGCTAAAGTACTGCAAGGAGATGAGGTTTCAAACTTCTATAATGTTGTGTTTGATAATCCTACGTACGGAATAGACTTAAAAAACAATATAGAGATTTTTGGTGTAGCTGATTTTAAAGACGGAATAATCAAAGTTGACTCTACCTTAAATGATAAGACAAAATTATCATATGGTATGGTTAGTTTTCGCAATGGAGCTACGCATAAAAATGTAAGTGATAAAAGTTATGTTGAAGGCGAGGTAGAGAAAGTAGGAAACGAATCTTTTGTATATCCAATTGGTGATAAAAAAATGTATCGTCGTGCTTCTATTTCAGCTCCAAATAATATTAAAGATGCAATAAGCGGAAAATATATAGTTCGTGATAAGAAATTCTTTGAAAAGCATACTGCCGTTTCAGGGGCAATAGACAAAATAAATACTGCTGAGTATTGGGAACTAAAGTCAACTAAAACAGGTACAAATAGAGTAGTTCTTACATTGAGTTGGGATGAGCGTATTACACCCGCGGAGTTATTAAATAATCCAGAGAAAAATCTTCACATTGTTCGTTGGGATAAACAGCAAAAAATGTGGGTTGATGAAGGAGGAGTGGTTGATATGGAAAAGAAAGAAATATCTACTTTAGCAGAAGTTAGTGGCTTTGTATATTTTACCTTGGCAAATGTAAAAGATATCTTGTTAGATGGAGACGTTGTTATTTATAACCTGGTAACACCAAACGGTGATGGTATGAATGACTACTTTATCATTGATAACATTAATAAATACCCGAATAATAAGGTACAGATATTTGACCGTTGGGGAGTATTAGTTTATGAAACGACTAATTATGATCCGAAAGGCGATGGTAGTGAGAATGTTTTTAATGGGTATTCAGAAGGAAGGGTTACTTATAACAAGAATAAGAAACTACCAAGTGGTACTTATTACTACATTGTTATTTATGAATACAAGGATAAAAATGGTAGTCGTATGATTAAAAAAGCGGCTAACTTACACTTAGATAATAATTAG
- a CDS encoding VF530 family DNA-binding protein, giving the protein MQTSKDPLHGKKLVDILEELVEYYDGFEGLGNQINIRCFTHDPSINSSLKFLRKTPWAREKTESLYLYVLRQKAKKNKPQQ; this is encoded by the coding sequence ATGCAGACTTCGAAAGACCCATTACACGGCAAAAAGCTTGTTGATATATTAGAAGAATTAGTGGAATATTACGACGGTTTTGAAGGTTTGGGGAATCAAATCAATATTCGTTGTTTTACACACGACCCAAGCATAAACTCTTCTTTGAAGTTTTTAAGAAAAACTCCTTGGGCAAGAGAAAAGACGGAAAGTTTATATTTATATGTACTTCGCCAAAAGGCAAAAAAAAACAAACCTCAACAATAA
- a CDS encoding DoxX family protein: MSTDLGKFILRLGVGGLMIFHGIFKLIHGHDFIINQLSANGLPKWLWLGVPVGEIVAPLFLIVGFATRVSGAIIAFTMFMTFFLVKGTAGFGIDPNTGGLNAELNILYLMSALAIAFIGPGSYRIYKGKSGILS, encoded by the coding sequence ATGAGTACAGATTTAGGTAAGTTTATCCTGCGTTTAGGAGTAGGAGGCTTAATGATATTTCACGGGATATTTAAGCTTATTCACGGCCATGATTTTATCATCAATCAATTATCGGCAAATGGTTTGCCCAAATGGTTGTGGTTAGGCGTTCCGGTAGGAGAGATTGTAGCGCCTTTATTTTTGATTGTAGGCTTTGCAACACGTGTTTCAGGTGCTATCATTGCTTTTACAATGTTTATGACGTTCTTTTTAGTTAAAGGAACTGCAGGTTTTGGTATTGATCCTAATACAGGAGGATTAAATGCAGAATTGAATATATTGTATTTAATGAGTGCCTTAGCTATCGCATTTATTGGTCCGGGTAGTTATAGAATATACAAAGGGAAAAGCGGTATATTATCATAA
- a CDS encoding SDR family oxidoreductase translates to MSNSLQKVAYITGGTKGIGKGIAEALLQNNYRVAISGRELSVVQEIAAQLGKSDQVIAIKSDVRNYQEEEKAIQTIVEQFGRVDVVIANAGLGIFASIEDLSLEDWNAMIDTNLTGVFHTLKASIKQLKEHKGYFISVASLAGINFFASGAGYNASKFGVVGFSQAAMLDLRNADIKVTTILPGSVTSNFNNHEPSEADAWKIQPEDIGELVVDILKMNPRVLPSKIEVRPLKTSK, encoded by the coding sequence ATGAGTAATTCTTTGCAAAAAGTAGCCTATATAACAGGAGGAACAAAAGGAATTGGAAAAGGGATAGCTGAAGCCCTATTACAGAACAATTATAGAGTGGCTATTTCTGGGCGTGAGCTAAGTGTAGTGCAAGAGATCGCAGCACAATTAGGTAAATCAGACCAGGTGATTGCTATTAAGTCAGACGTAAGAAACTACCAAGAGGAAGAAAAAGCTATTCAAACGATAGTAGAACAATTTGGTCGTGTAGATGTTGTAATTGCAAATGCTGGATTGGGAATATTTGCTTCTATTGAAGACCTGTCTTTAGAAGATTGGAATGCGATGATAGACACGAATCTAACAGGGGTGTTTCACACACTAAAAGCAAGTATCAAGCAGTTAAAAGAGCACAAAGGGTACTTTATTAGTGTAGCGAGTTTAGCCGGAATCAACTTTTTTGCAAGTGGTGCTGGATATAATGCAAGTAAGTTTGGTGTAGTTGGTTTCTCACAAGCGGCAATGTTAGATCTGAGAAATGCTGATATAAAGGTTACAACAATTTTACCGGGGTCTGTTACCAGTAATTTCAATAACCACGAACCATCAGAAGCAGATGCTTGGAAGATTCAACCAGAGGATATTGGCGAATTAGTAGTAGATATCTTGAAGATGAATCCTCGTGTATTGCCAAGTAAGATTGAAGTACGTCCTTTAAAAACAAGTAAGTAG
- a CDS encoding S9 family peptidase, giving the protein MKNKSLLFLLLAGNVMFAQRDLTITEATNGQYFKFSPEKILQPKWKSDNAFSIVTTNRDSLLIKSKENKWENQTILTAKELETILNKNIKNATFALRMLPYDLQWLNNNEISFTQVDKERKAKYAIQVNIKEQKVTNSFKYNADAEQEITSRNGNYLAWLKDNNIVITSHNGTDIEVTNDPTHDIVNGSSDTHRNEFGINKGMWWSPKQDQLLYYRKDQSLVTDYPLVQWGGRVAENKNIKYPMAGMSNERVSLVVYDVLTQEKVTLQTGFEDQFLTMVTWDPSGNYVYVGVLNRQQNHLKVNQYNAATGAFEKTLFEEKSSVYVEPSQGLVFTPGNNKTFIHFSENEGYRQMYLYNTDGKLEKKLGHENVIVSEFLGFDEDGKNAFYTGVTNKGLDRQLFKVNLKKGKTEQITTLSGTHNVVLNKNKTLFIDQFNNIDTPNKVAVVNTDNKKEDALLVSKNPYDGVITMPKMELVTIKAADNKTDLNARVIYPTNFDASKKYPVMVYVYGGPHAQLVTNSWLGGANLFFHYMAQNGYIVFTVDNRGSFNRGRDFEQVIHRQLGQNEMADQLKGVDYLKTLSFVDQDKIGVYGWSFGGFMTTTLSINHPEIFKVGVAGGPVMDWKYYEIMYGERYMDMPQENPEGYEKTSLINKANKIDNKLLLIHGAQDPVVVQQHTMDFIEAAIKGQKQVDFFLYPSHEHNVSGIDRVHLNTKIANYFFDYLAKPAKK; this is encoded by the coding sequence ATGAAAAATAAATCATTATTATTTCTATTATTAGCAGGAAACGTAATGTTTGCACAACGCGACCTTACGATTACGGAAGCAACTAATGGACAATACTTTAAGTTTTCTCCTGAAAAGATACTTCAACCGAAATGGAAAAGTGACAATGCTTTTTCTATCGTTACTACTAATAGAGATAGCTTATTGATCAAAAGCAAAGAGAATAAATGGGAAAACCAGACTATCCTTACTGCAAAAGAACTTGAGACAATTTTAAATAAGAATATCAAGAATGCAACGTTTGCATTGCGTATGTTGCCTTATGATTTACAATGGTTAAACAATAACGAGATTAGCTTTACGCAAGTTGATAAAGAGCGCAAAGCTAAATATGCGATTCAAGTTAATATTAAAGAGCAAAAGGTAACGAATAGCTTTAAATATAATGCAGATGCAGAGCAAGAGATTACTTCTCGCAATGGCAATTATTTAGCGTGGTTAAAGGATAACAACATTGTAATCACTTCTCACAATGGAACTGATATTGAGGTTACCAATGATCCTACACACGATATTGTTAATGGTAGTAGTGATACTCACCGCAATGAGTTTGGAATCAACAAAGGAATGTGGTGGAGTCCTAAACAAGACCAATTGTTGTATTACCGCAAAGATCAAAGTTTAGTGACTGATTATCCTCTTGTACAATGGGGAGGTCGCGTGGCTGAAAACAAAAATATTAAGTACCCTATGGCAGGTATGAGCAATGAAAGAGTTTCTTTAGTTGTTTATGATGTCTTAACGCAGGAAAAGGTAACGTTACAAACAGGTTTTGAAGATCAATTCTTAACTATGGTTACGTGGGATCCGTCAGGAAACTATGTGTATGTTGGGGTATTAAACCGTCAGCAAAACCATTTGAAAGTTAACCAATACAACGCGGCAACTGGTGCTTTTGAGAAAACATTGTTTGAAGAGAAGTCAAGTGTTTATGTTGAGCCATCTCAAGGTTTAGTGTTTACACCAGGTAACAATAAGACTTTTATTCACTTCTCTGAAAATGAAGGGTACAGACAAATGTACTTATACAATACAGATGGAAAGCTTGAAAAGAAATTAGGACACGAGAATGTGATTGTTTCTGAGTTTTTAGGTTTTGATGAGGATGGTAAAAATGCGTTCTACACTGGAGTTACTAATAAAGGGTTGGATAGACAATTGTTTAAAGTAAACCTTAAAAAGGGTAAAACAGAGCAAATTACTACGCTTTCGGGAACACATAATGTTGTATTGAACAAAAACAAAACCTTGTTCATCGATCAGTTTAATAATATTGATACGCCTAATAAGGTTGCTGTTGTCAATACAGACAACAAAAAAGAAGATGCTTTGTTAGTTTCTAAGAATCCGTATGATGGGGTTATTACTATGCCTAAGATGGAATTGGTAACTATTAAGGCGGCTGACAACAAAACGGATCTGAATGCACGTGTTATCTACCCTACCAATTTTGATGCGTCTAAGAAGTATCCTGTGATGGTTTACGTTTATGGAGGACCACACGCACAGTTGGTAACTAACTCTTGGTTAGGAGGTGCTAACTTGTTCTTCCATTACATGGCACAAAATGGTTATATAGTGTTTACCGTGGACAACAGAGGTAGTTTCAACAGAGGACGTGATTTTGAACAAGTAATTCACAGACAGTTAGGACAAAATGAAATGGCTGATCAACTAAAAGGGGTTGATTATCTAAAAACACTTTCTTTTGTTGACCAAGATAAAATTGGTGTGTACGGATGGAGCTTTGGTGGATTTATGACTACTACGCTTTCTATCAACCACCCTGAAATATTCAAAGTAGGTGTTGCTGGTGGTCCTGTGATGGATTGGAAGTACTACGAGATTATGTACGGTGAGCGATACATGGACATGCCTCAAGAAAATCCGGAAGGATATGAGAAAACAAGCTTGATTAATAAAGCGAATAAAATAGACAATAAGTTATTGTTAATACACGGTGCTCAAGACCCAGTTGTTGTTCAACAACACACAATGGACTTTATTGAAGCAGCTATCAAAGGACAAAAGCAAGTTGACTTCTTTTTATACCCATCTCACGAACACAATGTATCAGGGATAGACAGAGTTCACTTGAATACGAAGATTGCTAATTACTTCTTTGATTACTTGGCTAAACCAGCTAAAAAGTAA
- a CDS encoding DUF6051 family protein, with translation MQYYQLYDALKELYSTEQNYLESSELGIEIFNYDFLSQKGKKVLYGSDDLSCGKHDIDYKEEVTKGEIEDHLLGCPDFNIKQNERFKISVLRTKESKVSKGVIVMFHGLNEKKWDKYLPWAYELAKQTGKAIVLFPISFHMDRTPAEWSDRKLMFGIAQKRAEDWKTNSDTSYVNAAISTRMEDNPLRLFWSGLQTYYDFIQWVEEVKKGTYPTIDKNATIDLFGYSIGSFLSLIILMANPKGLLDSSKLLCYCGGMTIDRMAPISKYIMDARATIMMQKTFAQLLTTSFVSEPRLEHYQDILKHPEESWFRTMLRYYHYQENRENRFKELEGRIKSINLMKDDIAPPVEALNTLQGAYRTINIEVDVIDYPFNYSHMIPFPLTVKNADEVTEAFNMTIDKMVSFYKE, from the coding sequence ATGCAGTATTACCAACTTTATGACGCCTTAAAAGAACTATATTCAACAGAACAGAATTACCTTGAAAGTTCTGAGTTAGGGATAGAAATTTTTAATTATGACTTTTTATCTCAAAAAGGTAAAAAAGTATTGTATGGTTCTGATGATTTGAGTTGTGGTAAACACGATATTGACTACAAGGAAGAAGTAACTAAAGGTGAAATAGAAGATCATTTGTTGGGATGTCCTGATTTTAATATAAAACAGAATGAACGATTTAAGATATCAGTCTTAAGAACTAAAGAAAGTAAAGTTTCTAAGGGTGTCATTGTGATGTTTCACGGTTTGAATGAGAAAAAGTGGGACAAGTATTTACCTTGGGCGTATGAGTTGGCTAAGCAAACAGGAAAAGCGATTGTTCTATTTCCGATTAGCTTTCACATGGATAGAACTCCAGCGGAGTGGTCTGATCGTAAGTTAATGTTTGGTATTGCTCAGAAAAGAGCAGAAGACTGGAAGACTAATTCAGATACAAGTTATGTGAATGCGGCTATTTCAACGAGAATGGAAGATAATCCTTTACGTCTTTTTTGGTCTGGTTTACAAACGTACTACGACTTTATACAATGGGTAGAGGAAGTGAAGAAGGGAACTTATCCTACCATTGACAAGAATGCTACTATTGACTTGTTTGGTTACTCTATCGGCTCGTTTTTATCGCTAATCATCTTAATGGCCAATCCTAAGGGGCTTTTAGACTCTTCTAAGTTGTTGTGTTATTGTGGGGGAATGACAATAGATCGTATGGCTCCAATATCAAAGTACATTATGGATGCTCGTGCAACTATTATGATGCAGAAGACATTTGCACAATTACTGACAACTTCTTTTGTGTCTGAACCAAGATTAGAACACTATCAAGATATATTGAAACATCCAGAGGAGAGTTGGTTTAGAACAATGTTGCGCTATTACCATTATCAGGAGAATAGAGAAAACCGATTTAAAGAGCTTGAAGGACGTATTAAGTCTATAAACTTGATGAAAGATGATATTGCTCCACCCGTAGAGGCATTGAATACGCTTCAAGGGGCCTACCGCACTATAAATATTGAAGTAGATGTAATAGACTATCCGTTCAATTATAGTCATATGATTCCGTTTCCTTTAACTGTGAAGAACGCAGATGAGGTAACAGAGGCGTTCAATATGACCATAGATAAGATGGTCTCTTTTTACAAAGAGTAA
- a CDS encoding helix-turn-helix domain-containing protein has translation MKSSIEVIKKLKELLEIKTDFQLAKLLDVKPNTVSSWKSRESLHFEKIIALCEIHKIDLNTLFLEGSENINGFNLHKRRVKMISVEHHFEYCLDAKNALAICPTFIFPTEEEIDTAFQISSENMYPTIKVTSYVLSEKISLQDLKPWNVYVLVLKDKGIVCYRFKRKTDTNELFFISDNENYENLIVPENQVKEVFCVRGAFIGNNKNMS, from the coding sequence ATGAAAAGTAGTATTGAGGTTATTAAAAAATTAAAGGAATTATTAGAAATAAAAACAGATTTTCAATTAGCTAAGTTGTTAGATGTTAAACCAAACACTGTATCATCGTGGAAGTCACGGGAATCTCTGCATTTTGAAAAGATTATAGCTTTATGCGAAATACACAAGATTGATTTGAATACTCTTTTTTTAGAGGGATCAGAAAATATTAATGGTTTTAATCTTCATAAAAGAAGGGTTAAAATGATATCTGTTGAGCATCATTTTGAATACTGTTTAGATGCTAAAAATGCATTAGCAATTTGTCCTACTTTTATATTTCCAACAGAAGAAGAAATTGATACAGCATTTCAGATATCAAGCGAAAATATGTATCCTACAATTAAGGTAACTTCTTATGTTTTAAGTGAGAAAATCAGTTTACAAGATCTAAAACCTTGGAATGTATACGTATTAGTCTTAAAAGATAAAGGAATTGTTTGTTATAGGTTCAAACGTAAGACTGATACAAATGAATTATTTTTTATAAGTGATAATGAAAATTACGAAAATTTAATTGTACCAGAGAACCAAGTAAAAGAAGTTTTTTGTGTTCGCGGGGCATTTATCGGTAATAATAAAAATATGAGTTAA
- a CDS encoding thioredoxin family protein, whose product MTVEELNSLNKPILLQFYADWCGPCRMLKETMVKLEPEIVNLNVEVEKINIDVNRELVEEFFIRSVPTLVLLNAAGDIIWRQGGLPSPQKILQEILQVI is encoded by the coding sequence ATGACAGTAGAAGAACTTAATAGTTTAAATAAACCAATATTATTACAATTCTATGCAGATTGGTGTGGACCGTGTAGAATGTTAAAAGAGACAATGGTAAAACTTGAACCCGAGATAGTAAATTTAAATGTTGAGGTTGAGAAAATAAATATTGATGTTAATAGAGAATTAGTAGAAGAGTTTTTTATTCGTTCAGTACCAACACTTGTTTTACTTAATGCTGCAGGAGATATTATATGGAGACAAGGGGGATTACCTTCTCCTCAAAAGATATTGCAAGAAATACTACAAGTAATTTAG
- a CDS encoding (2Fe-2S) ferredoxin domain-containing protein, which produces MSKVKKGERTIFVCDGKKCCRYNDEAKSCFKELLEENGMSDNYSICKMKCQGMCKSAPVVYLSAHDKYKKEVTKKKANKIFEKYISA; this is translated from the coding sequence ATGAGTAAAGTTAAGAAAGGAGAGAGAACAATCTTCGTTTGTGACGGAAAAAAATGTTGTAGATATAACGATGAAGCAAAAAGTTGTTTCAAAGAGTTATTGGAGGAAAATGGTATGAGTGATAATTACAGCATTTGTAAGATGAAATGCCAAGGGATGTGTAAAAGTGCTCCTGTGGTTTATTTATCTGCTCACGATAAGTATAAGAAAGAAGTTACGAAGAAGAAAGCGAATAAGATATTTGAGAAATATATTAGTGCATAA
- a CDS encoding DUF3810 domain-containing protein, which translates to MKLRYWILCLILFLIGIQSITLYPNIIESYYTTGFYKYYSAMWDSITHWIPFSIGDLLYLIAILQIIKSLIIVFRRKKEWKIRVKTIAVGTIKFSITFYILFTIGWGLNNFRPSLHSQLKIAQGYDNTELITLTKRIITETNTIQLSLTNDSLKAVNNQFTTEEILGDAKIGLQQIESTFNFGNVPTSIKESLFSKPLTYMGFSGYINPFTNEAQVNYLIPKTTMIVTASHEVSHQLGYAKESDANFVGFMAAYHHPNEVYRYGANIFALRYCLSNIAKNEPDELEELLSMLNTGVMENINENTIFWNSYKNITDSFFKLFYSNFLKINNQKEGIHSYNKFVDLLINYDKLYALYE; encoded by the coding sequence ATGAAATTACGTTATTGGATACTTTGTTTAATCTTATTCCTTATTGGTATTCAAAGCATCACGCTTTATCCTAATATCATCGAATCATATTACACAACGGGATTTTATAAATATTATAGTGCAATGTGGGACTCCATAACGCATTGGATACCCTTTTCTATTGGAGATTTGCTTTACCTCATCGCAATTCTTCAAATTATAAAGAGTCTAATAATCGTATTTAGACGTAAGAAAGAATGGAAAATAAGGGTGAAAACAATTGCAGTTGGAACTATTAAATTCTCTATTACTTTTTATATATTGTTTACTATAGGCTGGGGATTAAACAATTTCAGACCTTCTTTGCATTCACAACTTAAAATAGCACAAGGATATGACAATACAGAGCTTATAACGCTTACTAAACGCATTATTACAGAAACGAACACAATTCAGTTGTCTTTGACAAATGATAGCCTTAAAGCGGTCAATAATCAATTTACAACAGAAGAAATACTGGGAGATGCAAAAATTGGTTTACAACAGATTGAATCAACATTTAACTTTGGCAATGTTCCTACCTCTATTAAAGAGTCGCTTTTTAGTAAGCCTCTTACTTATATGGGATTTTCAGGATACATCAATCCGTTTACTAATGAAGCTCAAGTAAATTACTTAATACCCAAAACAACAATGATCGTTACTGCTTCTCACGAAGTTTCTCATCAATTGGGATATGCAAAAGAAAGTGATGCTAATTTTGTTGGGTTTATGGCAGCATACCATCACCCGAATGAAGTATATAGATATGGGGCAAATATCTTCGCTTTGAGATACTGCCTATCTAATATTGCAAAAAATGAACCAGATGAACTTGAAGAACTCCTTAGTATGCTCAATACAGGTGTAATGGAAAATATAAACGAGAATACTATATTTTGGAATTCTTACAAGAATATCACTGATTCATTTTTTAAACTTTTTTACAGTAATTTTTTAAAAATAAACAACCAAAAAGAAGGTATTCATTCTTATAATAAGTTTGTTGACTTATTAATCAATTACGATAAACTATATGCTTTATATGAGTAG
- a CDS encoding NAD(P)/FAD-dependent oxidoreductase codes for MMNIPTSNRPRVVIIGGGFGGLALAKKLKNKNFQVVLLDKHNYHTFQPLLYQVATGGLESGSIAYPIRKVVQGFEEIYFRLANVQRIDTVNKKVVADIGTIFYDYVVIATGSKTNFFGNEAIKTNSMAMKTIPQSLNIRSLVLENFESALLTTEDTEQRALMNFVIVGAGPTGVELAGALAEMKKQVLPKDYPDLDLSKMEINVIQGAGKVLDAMSDNSSKKAQEFLEKLGVNVWLNEIVTDYDGKVVSTKSGKTFTAETVIWTAGVMGAAVDGFDSTVIQRGNRIKVNEYNQVEGFTDIFAIGDVATMMTEKTPIGHPMMAQPAIQQGQLLANNLINLRDGKPLKAFVYNDKGSMATIGRNKAVVDLPKFKFSGFFAWFVWMFVHLMSLIGFRNKLVVFWNWLYNYLMFDRQARLIVRPFKRKTEESFKDHNED; via the coding sequence ATGATGAATATTCCTACTTCTAATCGTCCACGTGTTGTTATCATCGGTGGAGGATTTGGAGGGTTAGCTTTAGCAAAAAAGCTTAAGAATAAAAACTTCCAAGTTGTGTTGTTAGATAAGCACAACTACCATACTTTCCAACCATTGTTATACCAAGTAGCAACAGGAGGGTTAGAGTCTGGGTCTATTGCGTACCCAATTCGTAAAGTAGTACAAGGTTTTGAAGAGATATACTTTCGTTTAGCGAATGTACAACGTATTGACACAGTCAATAAAAAGGTAGTAGCTGATATTGGTACTATTTTTTATGACTATGTTGTAATTGCTACAGGATCTAAAACAAACTTCTTTGGAAACGAAGCAATTAAGACGAATAGTATGGCGATGAAGACAATTCCTCAGTCGTTAAACATTCGTAGTTTAGTATTAGAGAACTTTGAGTCTGCGTTATTGACTACAGAAGATACAGAGCAACGCGCATTGATGAATTTCGTTATTGTTGGAGCAGGACCTACAGGAGTAGAGTTAGCTGGAGCATTAGCAGAAATGAAGAAGCAAGTGTTGCCTAAAGATTATCCAGACTTAGATTTAAGTAAAATGGAAATCAACGTTATCCAAGGGGCAGGTAAGGTGTTAGACGCAATGTCTGATAATTCATCTAAAAAAGCACAAGAGTTTTTAGAGAAATTAGGAGTAAATGTTTGGTTAAACGAGATTGTAACAGATTACGACGGTAAAGTTGTATCTACTAAATCTGGTAAAACATTTACAGCTGAGACTGTAATCTGGACAGCAGGAGTTATGGGAGCTGCGGTAGATGGATTTGACTCTACTGTAATTCAAAGAGGTAACAGAATTAAGGTGAATGAGTATAACCAAGTAGAAGGTTTTACTGATATTTTTGCTATTGGTGACGTTGCAACAATGATGACAGAAAAAACGCCAATAGGACACCCAATGATGGCACAACCAGCAATTCAGCAAGGGCAATTATTAGCAAATAACTTAATTAACCTTAGAGATGGTAAACCGTTGAAAGCTTTCGTTTACAATGACAAAGGATCAATGGCTACAATCGGACGTAATAAAGCAGTTGTAGATTTACCTAAGTTTAAGTTTAGCGGATTCTTCGCTTGGTTTGTATGGATGTTTGTTCACTTAATGTCATTAATTGGATTTAGAAACAAATTAGTTGTTTTCTGGAACTGGTTATATAACTATTTAATGTTTGACAGACAAGCGCGTTTAATTGTAAGACCATTTAAACGTAAAACAGAGGAGAGCTTCAAAGATCATAATGAAGATTAA